Proteins encoded within one genomic window of Mycolicibacterium monacense:
- the egtB gene encoding ergothioneine biosynthesis protein EgtB — translation MTARDTLADELGRARDRTLRLVDFDDMELRRQYDPLMSPLVWDLAHIGQQEEFWLLRDGNADRPGMLAPGVERLYDAFVNSRATRVNLPLLPPTDARAYCRTVRDKVLDSLDALPDDDAENAFRFALVISHENQHDETMLQALNLRTGAPLLEAGAALPAGRSGVAGTAVSVPGGPFVLGVDAVTEPHSLDNERPAHIVDVPGFRIGRVPVTNGEWQQFVDDGGYSQRQWWSAAGWAHRQEAGLTAPQFWNGDGTRTRFGHVEQIPADEPVQHVTFFEAEAYARWAGARLPTEIEWEKACAWDPAAGQRRRYPWGSSAPTAHLANLGGDALRPAPVGAYPAGASAYGAEQMLGDVWEWTTSTLRPWPGFTPMIYDRYSQPFFDGTGSGDYRVLRGGSWAVAPEILRPSFRNWDHPIRRQIFSGVRLAWSDEQVGVA, via the coding sequence TTGACTGCACGTGACACCCTGGCCGACGAACTGGGCAGAGCACGCGACCGCACGCTCCGGCTGGTCGACTTCGACGACATGGAGTTGCGGCGGCAGTACGACCCGCTGATGAGCCCGCTGGTCTGGGACCTCGCGCACATCGGACAGCAGGAGGAATTCTGGCTGCTGCGCGATGGCAACGCCGACCGGCCCGGAATGCTCGCCCCGGGCGTCGAACGTCTCTACGACGCCTTCGTCAACTCACGCGCCACCCGGGTGAACCTGCCCCTTCTGCCCCCGACCGACGCCCGCGCGTACTGCCGGACCGTGCGCGACAAGGTCCTCGACAGCCTCGACGCCCTACCCGACGACGACGCCGAGAACGCCTTCCGCTTCGCGTTGGTGATCAGCCATGAGAACCAGCACGACGAGACCATGCTCCAGGCGCTGAACCTGCGGACCGGGGCGCCGCTGCTCGAGGCCGGCGCAGCGCTTCCCGCCGGTCGGTCCGGCGTCGCGGGGACCGCGGTCTCGGTGCCGGGTGGACCGTTCGTGCTGGGCGTCGACGCCGTCACCGAACCGCATTCGCTCGACAACGAGCGCCCCGCGCACATCGTCGACGTCCCCGGTTTCCGGATCGGGCGGGTGCCCGTCACCAACGGCGAATGGCAGCAGTTCGTCGACGACGGTGGCTACTCGCAGCGGCAGTGGTGGTCCGCAGCCGGCTGGGCGCACCGCCAGGAAGCCGGGCTGACCGCTCCGCAGTTCTGGAACGGTGACGGCACCCGCACGCGGTTCGGCCACGTCGAGCAGATCCCCGCCGACGAACCCGTCCAGCACGTCACGTTCTTCGAGGCCGAGGCATACGCCCGCTGGGCCGGGGCGCGTCTGCCCACCGAGATCGAATGGGAGAAGGCCTGCGCGTGGGATCCCGCTGCCGGGCAACGTCGCCGCTACCCGTGGGGATCGTCGGCGCCGACCGCGCACCTGGCCAACCTGGGCGGAGACGCGTTGCGGCCCGCACCCGTCGGCGCGTACCCGGCCGGGGCGTCGGCGTACGGCGCCGAACAGATGCTCGGAGACGTGTGGGAGTGGACCACCTCCACGCTGCGTCCCTGGCCCGGTTTCACCCCGATGATCTACGACCGGTACTCGCAGCCGTTCTTCGACGGCACCGGATCCGGTGACTACCGCGTGCTGCGCGGCGGGTCGTGGGCGGTCGCGCCGGAGATCCTGCGGCCCAGTTTCCGCAACTGGGACCATCCGATCCGGCGGCAGATCTTCTCCGGGGTCCGGTTGGCGTGGTCCGACGAGCAGGTGGGTGTGGCCTGA
- the egtC gene encoding ergothioneine biosynthesis protein EgtC — protein MCRHLGWLGAPRSVSALILDPPYGLLVQSYAPRRQKHGLMNADGWGVGFFSSDLPDDAGPCRWRSAAPLWGDASFASVAPALRSACVVGAVRSASIGMPIEPTASAPFTDGSWLLSHNGLVDRAVLPLSAHAESTVDSALLAALIFDRGMDRLGDTVTEVGARDPGARLNILAANGSQMVATTWGDTLSVLRTDDGVALASEPYDDDPRWEEIPDRHLVRTDGSSVQLSALRGPA, from the coding sequence ATGTGCCGCCACCTCGGCTGGTTGGGGGCGCCGCGCTCGGTCAGCGCGCTCATCCTCGACCCGCCCTACGGCCTGCTGGTGCAGTCCTACGCGCCGCGCCGCCAGAAGCACGGGCTGATGAACGCCGACGGGTGGGGGGTCGGGTTCTTCTCATCCGACCTTCCCGACGATGCGGGCCCCTGCCGGTGGCGCAGCGCCGCCCCGCTGTGGGGGGACGCGTCGTTCGCGTCGGTCGCCCCCGCCCTGCGCAGCGCGTGCGTGGTCGGGGCGGTCCGGTCGGCCAGTATCGGCATGCCGATCGAGCCGACCGCCTCGGCGCCGTTCACCGACGGGTCGTGGCTGCTATCGCACAACGGGCTCGTCGACCGGGCGGTGCTGCCGCTGTCCGCGCACGCCGAATCGACCGTCGACAGTGCGCTGCTCGCCGCGCTGATCTTCGACCGGGGCATGGACCGGCTCGGCGACACCGTCACCGAGGTGGGAGCCCGCGACCCCGGCGCACGGCTGAACATCCTGGCCGCCAACGGATCTCAGATGGTCGCCACCACCTGGGGGGACACCCTGTCGGTGCTGCGCACCGACGACGGCGTGGCGTTGGCCAGCGAACCCTACGACGACGACCCGCGCTGGGAGGAGATCCCGGACCGCCACCTGGTCCGCACGGACGGCTCCTCGGTACAGCTGAGCGCGCTGAGAGGACCGGCATGA
- the egtD gene encoding L-histidine N(alpha)-methyltransferase — MTFTLATYLADDAAAQALRRDVRDGLTANPKTLPPKWFYDSVGSDLFDQITRLPEYYPTRAEAAILRDRSGEIAAVTGADTLVELGSGTSEKTRMLLSALREHGTLRRFVPFDVDASVLQNAGAALAEEYAGLEIEAVCGDFEEHLGKIPQGGRRVIAFLGSTIGNLTAAPRASFLAALADTMAPGDALLLGTDLIKDTDRLVSAYDDSQGVTARFNRNVLAVVNRELDADFDIGAFAHVARWNAGEQRIEMWLRATDPQQVRVGALDLSVEFAGGEEMLTEVSCKFAPDDVAAELAAAGLRRTHFWTDPAGDFGLSLAVK, encoded by the coding sequence ATGACGTTCACCCTCGCCACCTACCTGGCGGACGACGCCGCGGCGCAGGCGCTGCGGCGCGACGTGCGCGACGGGCTCACCGCGAACCCGAAGACGTTGCCGCCCAAGTGGTTCTACGATTCGGTGGGCAGCGACCTGTTCGACCAGATCACCCGGTTACCCGAGTACTATCCGACGCGCGCCGAGGCGGCGATCCTGCGTGACCGCTCCGGGGAGATCGCGGCGGTCACCGGCGCGGACACCCTGGTCGAACTGGGCAGCGGAACGTCGGAGAAGACCCGGATGCTGCTCTCGGCACTGCGCGAGCACGGAACGCTGCGCCGGTTCGTCCCGTTCGACGTCGACGCGAGCGTGCTGCAGAATGCCGGCGCGGCGTTGGCGGAGGAGTACGCCGGTCTCGAGATCGAGGCCGTGTGCGGCGATTTCGAGGAACACCTCGGCAAGATCCCCCAGGGCGGTCGGCGGGTGATCGCCTTTCTCGGGTCGACGATCGGCAACCTCACCGCCGCCCCCCGCGCGTCGTTCCTCGCCGCCCTCGCCGACACCATGGCGCCCGGGGATGCGCTGCTGCTGGGCACCGACCTGATCAAGGACACCGACCGGCTGGTCTCCGCCTACGACGACAGCCAGGGCGTGACGGCCCGGTTCAACCGCAACGTGCTCGCCGTGGTCAACCGCGAACTCGACGCCGACTTCGACATCGGGGCGTTCGCGCACGTCGCCCGCTGGAACGCCGGCGAGCAGCGCATCGAGATGTGGTTGCGCGCAACGGATCCGCAGCAGGTACGCGTCGGGGCGCTCGACCTGTCCGTGGAGTTCGCCGGCGGTGAGGAGATGCTGACCGAGGTGTCGTGCAAGTTCGCGCCCGACGACGTCGCCGCCGAACTCGCCGCCGCGGGCCTGCGCCGCACCCACTTCTGGACTGATCCGGCGGGCGATTTCGGGCTGTCGCTGGCGGTCAAATGA
- the egtE gene encoding ergothioneine biosynthesis PLP-dependent enzyme EgtE produces the protein MTGTLAERWRAARPKPAGIHLDSGACSRQGFAAIDAAAQHARHEAEVGGYVAVEAATPVLDAGRAAVAALTGLAATDVVFTTGSNHALDLLLRSWDGDRSVACLVGEYGPNLAIMAANGFQVSPLPVDTTGRLHVDAAAEELARDRPALVHLTPLGSHRGLAQPLGPFAEVCRDLGLPLVVDAAQALGHLDCAVAPDAIYASSRKWLAGPRGVGVLAVRPEFAERLRPGFPPSEPAAPLTVLQQLEHGESNAAARVGFSVAIGEHLAAGVQQVRTRLAEVGRLTRAAMADVPGWRVVEPVDEPTAITTLEPTDGADPHRVRAWLIAERRIVTTACDARRAPRELTVPVLRLSPHVDVTADELGQAAAALAEAARL, from the coding sequence ATGACCGGGACGCTGGCCGAACGCTGGCGCGCGGCGCGCCCGAAACCGGCCGGGATCCACCTCGACAGCGGGGCGTGCTCGCGGCAGGGTTTCGCGGCCATCGACGCCGCCGCACAACACGCCCGTCACGAAGCCGAGGTGGGCGGTTACGTCGCGGTCGAGGCGGCCACACCCGTGCTCGACGCGGGCCGCGCCGCCGTCGCGGCGCTGACCGGGTTGGCGGCCACCGACGTCGTCTTCACCACCGGGTCCAACCACGCGCTGGACCTGTTGCTGCGCAGCTGGGACGGTGACCGTTCGGTGGCGTGTCTGGTCGGTGAGTACGGGCCCAACCTCGCGATCATGGCGGCCAACGGATTTCAGGTTTCACCGCTGCCTGTCGACACGACCGGTCGGTTGCATGTCGACGCCGCAGCCGAGGAATTGGCGCGCGACCGGCCCGCCCTGGTGCACCTGACGCCGCTGGGCAGCCATCGCGGCCTCGCCCAGCCGCTGGGCCCGTTCGCCGAGGTGTGCCGGGACCTCGGCCTGCCCCTCGTGGTGGACGCCGCCCAGGCCCTCGGCCACCTCGACTGCGCGGTCGCACCCGATGCGATCTACGCGTCGTCGCGGAAGTGGCTGGCCGGGCCCCGCGGCGTCGGGGTGCTGGCCGTCCGGCCCGAGTTCGCCGAGAGACTGCGGCCGGGCTTTCCGCCGTCGGAACCCGCAGCGCCACTGACCGTGCTGCAGCAACTCGAGCACGGCGAGTCCAATGCTGCTGCGCGGGTGGGCTTCTCGGTCGCCATCGGCGAGCATCTGGCGGCCGGGGTGCAGCAGGTGCGGACACGTCTCGCCGAGGTCGGCCGGCTGACCCGCGCGGCGATGGCCGATGTGCCCGGGTGGCGGGTGGTCGAACCGGTCGACGAGCCGACGGCGATCACGACGCTGGAACCGACCGACGGCGCCGATCCGCACCGGGTGCGGGCGTGGCTGATCGCCGAACGGCGCATCGTCACCACCGCATGCGATGCGCGGCGGGCGCCGCGCGAGCTGACGGTGCCGGTGCTTCGGCTCTCACCGCACGTCGACGTCACCGCCGACGAACTCGGCCAGGCGGCGGCGGCACTGGCCGAGGCGGCGCGCCTATGA